The Elaeis guineensis isolate ETL-2024a chromosome 13, EG11, whole genome shotgun sequence genome includes a region encoding these proteins:
- the LOC105056418 gene encoding probable GTP diphosphokinase RSH2, chloroplastic: MSVPAIVFCASAPSGVCSSPHYSCQIGSSHGLPDYELNSRLPASSTVAAASSVSGQKPMLGGLSCLFSLPSIRYAPSAATSSFTGGDDLGSLWHDRSDELGSSLSYSPYSSSIKGRDLSPVSVFQGPGSCSGSIGMAVSCSSRSPPCLRSSREWNGGDLRVGRERLFNGFVRNASSCLDYDSTSFPMAGGGGGIDVEEFAFSVEEGLGELGYEPYAREFLSGAQSRHKIFNEEFVKKAFYEAGKAHRGQMRLSGDPYLQHCVETAVLLANIGANATVVAAGLLHDTFDDSFVTYDYISRGFGADVADLVEGVSKLSHLSKLARENNTASRTIEADRLHTMFLAMADARAVLIKLADRLHNMMTLEALPMVKQQRFAKETLEIFAPLANRLGISSWKEKLENLCFKHLYPDQYKELSSKLLRSFDEAMIASAIEKLDRALKDGGVSYHVLSGRHKSLYSIYTKMLKKKLTMDEIHDIHGLRLIVKNEEDCYTALDIVHQLWPEVPGRFKDYITHPKFNGYQSLHSVVLNEDMLPLEVQIRTRDMHLQAEYGFAAHWRYKEGDSQHSSFVLQMVEWARWVVSWQCETMNIDRPSSFGDADSIRPPCPFPDHSDDCPCSYTKQCDHKGPIFVIMLENDKMSVQEFPANSTVKDLMVRVGRATERWPAYGFAVKEDLRPRLNHEPVSDSTQKLRMGDVVELSPALPDKSLTEYREEIQRMYDRDFTVSQGNWRS, translated from the exons ATGTCGGTGCCGGCGATCGTGTTCTGCGCCAGCGCGCCGAGCGGCGTCTGCTCGAGCCCCCACTACTCTTGTCAAATTGGCTCATCTCATGGGTTGCCGGACTACGAGCTGAATTCTAGGCTGCCGGCCTCTTCGACGGTGGCCGCCGCCTCCTCGGTCTCCGGTCAGAAGCCGATGCTCGGCGGGCTTTCCTGCCTCTTCTCCTTGCCTTCCATTCGGTATGCACCCTCGGCCGCCACCTCGAGCTTTACCGGAGGGGATGATCTTGGCTCACTGTGGCATGATCGATCGGATGAGCTCGGGAGCTCATTGTCTTACTCCCCATACTCGTCTTCGATCAAGGGTCGAGACCTCAGCCCGGTGTCTGTGTTCCAGGGCCCGGGTTCCTGCAGTGGAAGCATCGGAATGGCGGTCAGTTGCTCTTCGAGGAGTCCGCCATGTTTGCGATCATCCAGGGAGTGGAACGGGGGTGATCTGAGGGTGGGAAGAGAGAGGCTTTTTAATGGATTTGTTAGGAATGCAAGCTCTTGCTTGGATTATGATTCCACAAGCTTTCCAATGGCGGGTGGCGGTGGTGGAATCGATGTGGAAGAATTTGCATTCAGTGTGGAGGAAGGATTGGGTGAGCTTGGCTATGAGCCTTATGCCAGGGAGTTTCTCTCTGGAGCTCAGTCGAGACATAAGATTTTTAATGAGGAGTTTGTTAAAAAGGCATTCTATGAAGCTGGGAAAGCTCATCGAGGACAG ATGAGGTTGAGTGGCGATCCATACTTGCAGCATTGCGTGGAGACGGCGGTGTTGCTTGCAAATATTGGTGCTAATGCTACGGTTGTTGCTGCAGGGCTTTTGCATGATACGTTTGATGATTCTTTTGTTACTTATGATTATATTTCTCGGGGGTTTGGAGCTGATGTAGCTGATTTGGTTGAAGGG GTCTCAAAGCTAAGCCACTTGAGCAAACTTGCCCGGGAGAACAATACTGCAAGTCGAACCATTGAGGCTGACCGACTACATACAATGTTTCTTGCGATGGCAGATGCCAGAGCAGTTCTCATTAAACTGGCAGATAGACTGCACAATATGATGACATTGGAAGCTTTGCCTATGGTCAAACAACAAAGATTTGCAAAGGAGACCTTGGAAATCTTTGCTCCCTTGGCTAACCGACTGGGAATCTCAAGTTGGAAGGAGAAGCTTGAGAATCTGTGCTTCAAGCATCTTTATCCAGACCAGTACAAAGAACTATCCTCCAAACTCCTTAGATCCTTTGATGAAGCGATGATTGCATCTGCCATAGAGAAATTAGACCGAGCCCTCAAGGATGGTGGTGTTTCTTATCATGTTCTATCTGGGAGACACAAGAGTTTGTACAGTATCTACACCAAGATGCTAAA GAAAAAGCTAACCATGGATGAGATCCATGACATACATGGGCTTCGTTTGATAGTCAAGAATGAGGAAGACTGTTATACAGCATTGGATATTGTTCATCAATTGTGGCCTGAGGTTCCTGGGAGGTTCAAAGATTACATAACCCATCCCAAATTTAATGG TTATCAATCTTTACACAGTGTTGTTCTGAATGAAGACATGCTGCCACTGGAAGTACAAATTCGAACTAGAGATATGCATCTACAGGCAGAATATGGATTTGCTGCCCATTGGAGATACAAGGAAGGGGATAGCCAGCACTCTTCTTTTGTGCTTCAAATGGTGGAATGGGCAAGGTGGGTTGTCAGTTGGCAGTGCGAGACCATGAACATAGATCGACCCTCATCTTTTGGTGATGCTGATTCGATCAGGCCACCATGCCCATTTCCTGATCATTCCGATGACTGCCCCTGCTCATACACCAAACAATGTGATCACAAAGGCCCCATTTTTGTCATCATGCTGGAAAATGATAAG ATGTCGGTACAGGAGTTTCCAGCAAACTCGACGGTGAAGGATCTGATGGTGAGAGTTGGAAGAGCGACTGAAAGATGGCCTGCTTATGGCTTTGCAGTCAAGGAGGATCTGAGACCAAGGTTGAACCATGAGCCTGTGAGCGACTCTACTCAGAAGCTGAGGATGGGTGATGTGGTTGAGCTAAGCCCGGCATTACCTGATAAGTCCTTGACCGAGTACAGGGAAGAAATCCAGAGAATGTATGACCGGGATTTCACAGTAAGTCAAGGCAATTGGAGAAGCTAA
- the LOC105056419 gene encoding transcription initiation factor TFIID subunit 9 produces MEGEGGDGGRREEVEAEPRDARVVKELLRSMGVGEGEYEPRVVHQFLELGYRYVVDVLSDAQVYADHAGKPAIDPDDVRLAIQSKVNFSFSQPPPREVLLELARSRNKIPLPKLITPPGGIPLPPEQDTLISSNYQLLIPRKQPSQVEENEEDEDGSNPKPNSNMSQEQKTSTDQHSQQQTPQRVSFPLNSAAAAAKRSR; encoded by the exons ATGGAAGGAGAAGGCGGCGACGGCGGCCGGAGAGAGGAGGTCGAGGCGGAGCCGCGGGACGCGCGGGTGGTGAAGGAGCTCCTTCGCTCGATGGGGGTGGGGGAAGGGGAGTACGAGCCCCGGGTGGTCCACCAGTTCCTGGAGCTCGGCTACCGCTACGTCGTCGACGTGCTATCCGACGCCCAGGTATACGCCGACCACGCCGGAAAGCCCGCCATCGACCCTGACGACGTCCGCCTCGCCATCCAGTCCAAGGTCAATTTCTCCTTCTCCCAGCCCCCGCCCCGCGAG GTCTTACTTGAGCTAGCGAGGAGCAGAAACAAGATCCCACTGCCCAAGTTGATCACGCCACCTGGGGGGATTCCGCTGCCACCAGAGCAGGACACCCTGATCAGTTCCAATTACCAGTTGCTGATACCGAGAAAGCAGCCATCCCAGGTTGAGGAGAATGAGGAAGATGAGGATGGTTCCAATCCGAAACCAAACTCCAATATGTCACAAGAGCAGAAGACTAGCACAGACCAGCATTCTCAGCAACAGACACCACAGAGGGTGTCTTTCCCTCTTAATTCAGCTGCAGCAGCAGCAAAGAGGTCACGGTGA